In Lactiplantibacillus pentosus, the sequence AATGACGTGACTTCACAGCCCTGCGGATTAACCCCGCTCATGATGTGGCGAATCATACTATCCTTGCCCGCAGCATCCATCGCTTGAAAAATAATCAGGACACCGAACCGGTCTTGCGCATACAATTTACCCTGCAGCTCGGTCAGTTGCTTGATATTTTTGGCAATCTGATTCTTAATCACCTTTTCGTCTTCAAACTCCGGGTCGACCGTCGTCGCTAATTTGGTCAATCCGAGCTTCTGCTTACCGGTATAGCGATAATGCTTTTCAAAATTCACGTCGCATCCGCCTCCCCGTTTAGCGGTAATCTACTAATGTCGACAATGGTTGATGGTCTGCCATTTTACCCGCAACGGCCGCCTTGCCAATTGACACCAGCAATAGCGGCTGATAGCGCTGGGCATCTAAGTTTAAAATCTTAGTGAACCCGGCGGCATCAAAACCAGTCATCGGATTGGTATCGTAGCCATGGTCCTTGGCGACCAGCATGAATTGCATCGCAATCAACCCGGTATCTAAGGCCCCAATCGTATCTGAATGTTGAGCTGGTGCGTCCCCTTGTCCCGGTTGAAATGCGGGCGTTTGATGTTGATTTTCGCGATCCAAGACGAATAACACGACCGCACTAGATGTGGTCAATTGACTGGTATTCCCAGTGGCTGCACATAACTGTTCGCGGAGTTGCGCATCCGTGATGACCAGTGCGCGAATCGGCTGTTGATTCAAGGCAGTCGGTGCCAGAAACGCAGTCTGTAACATCTGATTCATTTCTTCGGGTTCAATTTTAGTTTGGCCGTCATATTTACGAACAGAATGACGGGCGTTAATTACTGTTTCTAATGGACTTTGAGTGGTCATTAGCTTCACCTTCCTTGACTTTCAGTATAAGTCAGTCAGGGAATTTGTGCCAGTAAGCGTTTTACCAAACGAATCCCGAACATTTTATAGCCTAATCCACATTTAATTCGCTGCTAGCCGTTGTCAGCGTCCACTGAAACGTTTACAATTAAATCATAGCATTACAGCGCTTCAGACCTAACTAGGGAGGATGTTTTTCATGGCAAAACGCAAAATGATTTTAGACTTGGACACTGGGATTGACGACGCAATGGCAATTGCTTATGCGGTCGGTGCGCCCGACGTTGATTTGATTGGGATTATTAGTTCTTACGGGAACTGCCTGGTCGACCAAGCCGCCACTAATAGTTTACAAATCTTGGAATTACTAGGTGCAACCGATGTGCCCGTCTTCTTAGGCGAACCCCACTCCAGTACGACCGAGCACTTTGATGTCATGCCGATTTCACAACAAATCCACGGGATGAACGGGATCGGTGACGTCGAACTACCCGCACCAAAACGTGCCGTTGAAAAACAATCTGGCGTTGATTTCTTGATTGACGCCGTTCACCAATATGGCGCTGATTTGACCCTTGTGCCAACTGGTCCACTGACCAACCTGGCCGAAGCACTCGAAAAAGCCCCAGACATCGCCAGCACAATTGGCAACGTGACCTTGATGGGTGGCGCACTCACGGTTCCTGGTAACGTCAGCCACTACGCTGAAGCCAACATCAACCAAGATGCCGAAGCCGCCAATGCCGTCTTCACTAGCAACATACCGTTGACGATGGTCGGCCTCGACGTCACGTTACGGACGTTATTGACCAAGACTGAAACCCAACAATGGCGCGACTTGAAGACAACGGCCGGCGAAAAATTCGCGGACATCGTTGACTACTACATCGCCGCCTACGACATTACTAGCCCAGATTTGCACGGTTGCGCATTGCACGATCCACTGGCAGTCGGCGTTTCACTCGACCCAAGTTTCGTCACGACACTTGATCTGAATATGTACGTTCAAGCCAGCGGTGAAGACTACGGTCGGACGATTGGCGACCCTGCCCGTTTGAACGACCCAACGAATGTGACCGTCGCCTTAACTGTCGATAAAGATCGTTATTTGAAGACCTTCATGGACTACTTAACGACGCTGTTCAAACAACACTAGGCTTGCTGTAAAACTGGAATAATTCAATACAAATTTATTAATAAACACAAACAGTGTCGGCAGACTGAAATTCAGTTTGCCGGCACTGTTCTTATCTGGATATTGACGTCTTAATAATCACCAACGGTTTAAAATCAGCGGCTGCTAAAAAACGCCAAATGATTAACTCACTCTGGAAACAGCCTTCAAGACCATAAAATCTGTGGCACTTTTGAGTCGTTCGTCTATTTCTTCGGTGCATAGGGTGGCCGAACTAAGTTATCACCGGACTCGCCTTGTTTGACGCGATTTCGTAACGTCCCCACCGGCACGTGAAACGCGCGCGATAATTCTAACAGCGTCCAGGTTTGCCCCTGATAATCAACCATGAATCGCTTACGCTTCGGCTGCACGCTTAATTCAGCGCCCCGTTTGCCGGCCTGGTAACGTTGCCAGAGCGTCATATAATCAATTCCCGTCTTTGCGGCCAGTTCTGACAGGGTCTGACCGTCTTCCAAAACGATTGGCCCGGAAGTGACTCGCTTGACCGTTTGCACCAATTCAGGACCACGAATCCCCCGTTTATAGCGGTTGATCACCGTACTTGGCTTGACCTGGTATTCAGCGGAAGCCTCGGCTAACGTCATCTCGTGGCCATCAATCGCGGTTTGAATATCTTGAGGACCATCACGTTTCATCTTACGTTTAAATTCATCGACTGGTAGCACAATGTCTGGATAGCGAACGCCCCGCTTATAGCGACTGAGGACCGTCTGCTGGTTTAAACCGAACTTCTTAGCAACTTGGATAAAATTCATCTTTTGCCCATCAATATCAATCATTTGCAGGCCTTTCGTATAATGCACCGGCCGCACCAGTCGTTTCCCACGCTCGCCATTTTTGTAACGTGTCGTTAGTCTGATTTGATCGATTTCGTATTTATCCGCCAGATAGGATAGGCTTCGCAACTGCCCATCCACATCTGCAGTTTTGATTTCGTGACGATCTGCCATGCTTTGACTCCCTCGTTTACGATTTTATTGGCGGCTGAGAATACTCAACCGTCCAATGATAATTATTTTTCCAAGCACTAATTCACCTACAAGATAATTATGTCGTAATTTTGAAAAATAAGCCATCGTTCGTCATGATTTTTGCTTAAAAATAAAGGCTTTCAGTAATCGTCGTGATCGTTAGTCGTCAGGATTCGACTGGGTTGGTCGCGTTGTGCGTGTCACTCACCTTTTGAAATAAAAACGGCATCAGCTGACACCGTTTTTCATTCGTTCACACGTTTGGAATATTGGTCAAAATCACACCCGGCGTTGAAAAGACTGCCCGAGCCATCTGGGCGGCAGAAGCACTCTTATCACTCAGCACATCAAAAAAGATGGGTTGGAAGCGATCAAACACTTCCGCCTCTTCAACTTCAACGGCTGGTGTTGTGGCGTTCAGGCCGCATTCTTGTACCGCCCGCTTGCGTGCCATCCATTCATTGTTAGCCGCAATCAGGGCTTGTTGCTCATCTTGAGTAAACAGATAA encodes:
- a CDS encoding nitroreductase family protein, with amino-acid sequence MTTQSPLETVINARHSVRKYDGQTKIEPEEMNQMLQTAFLAPTALNQQPIRALVITDAQLREQLCAATGNTSQLTTSSAVVLFVLDRENQHQTPAFQPGQGDAPAQHSDTIGALDTGLIAMQFMLVAKDHGYDTNPMTGFDAAGFTKILNLDAQRYQPLLLVSIGKAAVAGKMADHQPLSTLVDYR
- a CDS encoding nucleoside hydrolase, with the protein product MAKRKMILDLDTGIDDAMAIAYAVGAPDVDLIGIISSYGNCLVDQAATNSLQILELLGATDVPVFLGEPHSSTTEHFDVMPISQQIHGMNGIGDVELPAPKRAVEKQSGVDFLIDAVHQYGADLTLVPTGPLTNLAEALEKAPDIASTIGNVTLMGGALTVPGNVSHYAEANINQDAEAANAVFTSNIPLTMVGLDVTLRTLLTKTETQQWRDLKTTAGEKFADIVDYYIAAYDITSPDLHGCALHDPLAVGVSLDPSFVTTLDLNMYVQASGEDYGRTIGDPARLNDPTNVTVALTVDKDRYLKTFMDYLTTLFKQH